Proteins encoded together in one Oncorhynchus masou masou isolate Uvic2021 chromosome 3, UVic_Omas_1.1, whole genome shotgun sequence window:
- the gng12a gene encoding guanine nucleotide-binding protein G(I)/G(S)/G(O) subunit gamma-12a: protein MSSKMPSSNNIAQARRTVQQLRIEASIERIKVSKASADIMHYCGEHAKYDPLLMGIPASENPFKDKKPCTIL, encoded by the exons ATGTCATCGAAGATGCCAAGCTCTAACAACATAGCCCAAGCCAGGAGGACAGTACAACAGCTGAGGATAGAGGCCAGTATTGAGAGGATAAAG gtatCCAAAGCCTCTGCGGACATCATGCACTACTGTGGCGAACACGCCAAGTACGACCCTCTGCTCATGGGCATACCTGCCTCAGAGAACCCCTTCAAGGACAAAAAGCCCTGCACCATATTGTAG
- the gadd45aa gene encoding growth arrest and DNA-damage-inducible, alpha, a, whose translation MCKMTFEELSGDYSAERMDTVTKALEEVLSSALPQGCITVGVYEAAKSLNVDPDNVVLCILATDDEDVKDVALQIHFTLIQAFCCENDISILRVNNTRRLAEILGGGTQGGEPMDLHCVLVTSPHSSSWKDPALSKVNRFCRESRCMDQWVPIINLPER comes from the exons ATGTGCAAAATGACATTTGAGGAACTAAGTGGGGATTACTCTGCAGAAAG GATGGATACAGTGACAAAAGCCTTGGAAGAGGTTCTCTCATCAGCATTACCCCAAGGATGCATTACAGTAGGGGTCTATGAAGCAGCAAAATCACTGAATGT AGATCCAGATAATGTGGTTCTGTGCATCCTGGCAACAGATGACGAGGATGTAAAGGACGTGGCCCTTCAGATCCACTTCACCCTGATCCAGGCATTCTGCTGTGAGAATGACATCAGCATCCTGCGTGTGAACAACACCAGGCGTCTGGCAGAGATCCTCGGCGGAGGGACACAGGGGGGAGAGCCCATGGATCTGCACTGTGTCCTGGTCACT AGcccacactcctcctcctggAAAGACCCAGCCCTGAGCAAAGTGAACCGCTTCTGCAGGGAGAGCCGGTGCATGGACCAGTGGGTACCCATCATTAACCTCCCTGAGCGATGA